The following are encoded in a window of Leptospiraceae bacterium genomic DNA:
- a CDS encoding phage integrase N-terminal SAM-like domain-containing protein: MSLLREKMIRELKLKTMSEKTIKSYVSYVNYLAKYYKKSPDKINREEVKNYLYHLRVNKQLSANTLNVVHSAIRFFTSM, translated from the coding sequence ATGAGCCTGCTGAGAGAGAAAATGATTCGAGAATTAAAGCTCAAGACCATGAGCGAAAAAACGATAAAGAGTTACGTTTCGTATGTAAATTATCTGGCAAAGTATTACAAAAAATCTCCAGATAAAATAAATCGAGAAGAAGTAAAGAATTATCTTTACCATTTAAGAGTTAATAAACAATTATCCGCTAATACATTGAATGTTGTCCATAGTGCGATACGATTTTTTACATCTATGTGA